The DNA region CTGGTCAACTTGTATATGTAtatggtggtggatgcttggaatgccctcccgcgggaggtggtggagatgaaaacggtaacggaattcaaacatgcgtgggataaacataaaggaatcctgttcagaaggaagggatcctcaggagcttagcctagaatgggtggcagagccggtggttggaaggcggggctagtgctgggcagacttatacggtctgtgccagggctggtggtgggaggcggggctggtggttggggaggcggggatagtactgggcggacttatacggtctgtgccctgaaaaagacaggtacaaatcaaggtaaggtatacacaaaaactagcacatatgagtttatcttgttgggcagactggatggaccatgcaggtctttttctgccgtcatctactatgttactatgtagatattAGGGTCAATATGCAACATATTTTTTGCATATATGCTTGATAACATATTAGCCTCTTTTTTTTGGTTAGCAATACATAGTGAAATTGGCCAGGACAGTCATCCAGCTATTCAGGCTTCTTGTAATGAAATCCAATTTTGACCTTACaacactttttttcccccctgaacAAATCAGAAGATTACTGTAGGAAATTCAACTAAGTTGTGAGTGCTATAATACAGACAAAAGTTTGAAAGGGGTTGTTACTGGATTCAACTAGCACTTTCCACTGATATCTCCAACTGGATTTcagtccaaaataaataaaatggaaaagcCAGGACACCTACCTTGTAAATTAGCATTTTTTTCTAATAAACATTGGGTTCACATTTTTGTCTTTCACTCCAAGACACCTATCACTGTATTTGAATAGTtgtaattatttttaaatatatttttgtttgtatttattcACCCTACAACACATAGGTAATATACTCAATTAATCATTCTCATTGTATAAATAAAATTCCAAGGGGAAAATAAGAATCAAATTTAATTCGAGACTATATTTGCTTCACCCTCTGACAAGCTTAAGAAAGATGTGTAGCTTTTTGTCTGAAGAGAACTGTCTCAGCGGACTGCCACGCCCaagctctccccctccctttgtcTTTCAAACCCTTTGGCAACATAACAAGAgcatgggaagggaaagggaacgggacttgatatactgcctttctgtggtttttgcaaccacattcaaagcagtttatgtagtatatacaggtacttatttgtacctggggcaatggagggttaagtgactcgcccagagtcacaagacactacagtgggaattgaatccagttccccaggatcaaagcctactgcaggaaccactaggatactcctcaaAACTGTACAAACTTGAGGatcaaggaaaaaaaatgtggttCAAACCTTATCAGAGAAAATAATATGGAAATCTCAAAGGCACAGAAATCCCCAGATGAATAGCTTTGATAGGTGAGGAAGCAAAGGTTGAATAAAGATATGTAAACTGGACTGATTTTCactttggagagaaggttgaataGATGTCCTTAAGGTCAGAAATCAGTAAATATTACCTTAGTGAATATAATATTAAAAGTGCACAAGAATAATTCAATTAATCCAGATAtacaagattttatttatttttaaaatttcagtCCATGAACCATATTAGGgttgtatattatttattttgcagCATCTCGGTAACAACAATACCAGATGTATAATtcttaataaaacaaaatttggACTTGATTTAACGTGAGGACGTCCAGCAGCTTATCAAGTGTATTCCTGCAGCTGAGGATTTTTATCTGTATGTTCTAGTACCTGAGGGAATCGCTAACACGTCCATTGCTGATTTCTCTCTAAacgttattattattataagtggtagtagtaaatatttaaaatttgaaaCAACGGCAGTGCAACATTGTTAAAAATAGATGCGTCAACTTACTGAAAAGGACGAGACGCTGAAGACTGCAGTTCGGAAAAGATCTTCCTTTAGAAGGTAATTTTCAGAGACTAGGCTTTATAAATCATCTTTAATGTAAATATACCTAGGCTAAACAGTTGAATAGGTTGtctaaataaaaagtattttatcATATGATACAAACAACAAGAAATGTCCAGTATTTAATGAAACGCAAGAAGCATGTAACCTTAGAGTGAATTAGACCGTGTTCAGCAGAACCAGCACCATGGACAGAGACCGCGTTTTCCATTCTCACTGCAATGATTCTAGTAGGGATACAGTAGACACTAGATTATTTTACGTACATGCTGTTCTCCCAGATGAGCTATTAAATTCAAAGAGGCTTAAATCTGGAGGGCATCATTTTCCCCGCCGGAGCCATTCAGCTTGGCTCTTTGAGGATGATGAATAACACTGAATGGTTTTAAGAAAGTTTCTCTTTCCAAACAGCGACTCTAGGATTTTAAACTGGTCCATGCAAATCTAGGAGCAGTAAATTATTAACCCTTACCCCAAACACAACCAGAATTAAAATATTATCAGCAGGTGCACAGGCAACTAAAATGGCAGGTAGAGCTGTATTTTTCCCCTGAAGGCAGAGGGTAAGGAGAGGCAAAAgaaaatgagaaagaaaaaaataataataataaaaatgaggGAAAGACGTGTGGGACTGGGTTTAGGCGCAGAATGTCCCACTACCGTGCCCACCCCAGGCCATTCAGGTCAATTTTACCTGCAATCCGGTTGCCTCGGCATTATGTCTTTCCTCCATCTCCTGGATCTGCCTCTCCAAGGACTCGTTGGTTCCTCGCAGGCTCTCGATCTCGATGGTGCGAGACTGCAGCTGCCTCCGATACTCGTTCACTTCCTCCCGGCTGGCGCGGATGACCTCGGTGCTCCGGGCTGCCTGTTCGCTTAAGTTCACGTATTTGGACTTGTACCACTCCTCGGCTGACTGCAGGTTCTTGGCGGCCAGCGATTCGTACTGGGCTCGGATCTCTTTGAGGGCCGAGGTTAGATCCGGCTTGGACATCTCCATCTCCACCGAGACTTGAGCAGCCTGGAGCATGGACATcagctcagccacctcttcctcgTGAACCCTCCTAAGGAATGAGATCTCATCCAGTAGGGATTCCACTTTCTTTTCCAGATCCAACCTAGCTAAAGTAGCGTCGTCCACGTCCTTCTTATGAGCCTTTAGAGCATACTCGATTTCTTCTCTAGCCCTGATCTCGTCTTCGAACTTGCCCTTCAGCTTCTGCAAATCCTCTTCCAAGTTGTCTCTCTCCAGGATGATCTGAGCCTTTTCCGAGTTCAGCTCATCTAGCTGAGCCCTGAGCTCTCGCATTTCTTGCTGGTAGATCTCCCCCAGTCTCGAGGGTTCAGACTGCCTCTGCCTGAGGGCCCCCAGCTCGGCTTCCAGCACCTTATTCTGCTGCTCCAGGTTATGGACCTTCTCAATGAACATGGCAAACCTGTCGTTCAgcccttgcagctgctccttctCGTTAGTCCGGATGATCTTGTATTCGTTGTTCAGGGCAGAGGTTTGGGACAGATCTAAGTTTTCGCTGGAGGAAGGAGAAAAGCCAGTACTTCTAGCCGATCTCCTGTAGGATCCCACGGAGGAGACATTGCTGCGGGATAGAGACTGGGACCTGAAGCCCCCGGAGACGGTGGTCCTTGAGGATGAGCTGCTCCCTCCCAAGCGGGCAGCTGAACTGCGGGGGGAATCGCCGAAGATCTTCCGGTAGGAGGAAGAGAGGTAATGGTCGGAGCTGAAACTCATCTTGGACGCTGGCTGGGATGAGGGGGAGGACGCCTCTCGTCTTCCTTTTATGCTGGCTGAGCAGCTCAATAACTCAATGCAACTCAACCACACGGCTGCCTCCACGCACGTCTTCTGACCGCGCCCTGCCTCCTGGGTTCCCCTTTGCCTTCCGTTTTGAATTGTATCAAAGTGCGCAGCATTTGAAGAGTCCCCAACCTGCTCGGCTGCTTAAGAGTGGTACTGGCCATTTTGCCGCAGTGCTGCTGATATCAGCGAcactggaatatatatatatatatatatatatatatatatatatatatatatatatatatatatatatatatatatattttttttttttttttttttttttttttttttaacccaccaCCAATTTCAATCAATACCTTTTCTGCAGATTGATACTGGCATTAGGTAACTCGCCAGTTAAATTCAAACTGtattcacacatttgttttttaaagatttgGGGACAAATCGTATTCCTTTCAGGACTCATTTTCATGCATTTAAGGATTCGAAGCTATCTGGTCTCTTTTGTGAAGAAATCAAAGCGTTGAAGGGCGAGTTTTGCACAATGCAGTCAATGAAGGAATGTGCATTTaccttgaaaaaaaagaaaagaaaacgaaACATGCTTATTTGCCTTCCTTTCAAAACCAAATGAAAATCacatgatttgggggggggggggaggtgttctgCAGTTTGCaaatagcatgtgctaatatCCAAACGCAACAAAAAGAATTTGACCAAAATGAAAACCCACTGGGGAAACCCACTCAAAATGAAACAGACATCTGGTTTATACACCTCTCCAAGTAATGAGATTAAGAATGTCATAATTGTTTCCTGGAATATATTCCAGTCAGATTAGGCATATCCACCAGTTTCAGGAAGGAGGGTGTGGCAACAAGGGTGTGATATGGTTTTACTTTTTCTAGGACATTTTTttccaattatttttatttcaacaaaTCATAAACATATCTTAATATTGTATAATGTACCCTTCTACAAGTTGGGTAGTTTCTTTCCATAATAAACAGGATAACATCTAAACGGTCTAATTGGTATCATATTTTCCTTTTGTATTTTATTATCatcacccttcccctccccctccctatccaGTCATTCGAATTCAGAATCCATGTCATGCTCTGACACCCAATCTGGATGAAGTCCAAAGCTGTTCCAGTCCCTACTTGGAAATTACATCCTTAGTGTTTCTTGATAGTTTAATAAGCAGCTTCATGCCATGTGTGGTACAGAGGCTCCCGTATTTTCTGATATCTGATTCCATGATTGACATGGTGGCATCCAGTATCTTTACTCGGTATAATACATTCTGTCATCGCATTATTGTTGGGGGATCTCTAGTTCTCCAATTTAAAAGAATACAATTATGGGCTGATAAACACACCACTATTTTAGATTGGTCATGGATGTGAGAATATCAACATGGTTGTAAAAACGTGCAGAACATGTGACATATTTCACAAGACCTGTGTGTCTAGTAAAATTGACATATCTCTATCCACCACCAGACATCTGAAAAGTGGAATAAACATATAGGAGATAAACATGGATCTCACAAAATATTGCCATGGTACATGTTGAAATCCTACAGGGTTCAAAAGGGTGCCAAACACacagaaactggatgcatatagcttttaattcacaatagaacaccaccttctatcccatgactctccagtttcttctggagtctttcacgaggtactttctcaaatatcttttgaaaatccagatacacaatatcaactggctcacctttatccacgtttgttcaccccttcaaggaaatgtagtagattagtgaggcaagatttcccttcactaaatccatgttggttttgtctcattaatccatactttagaatatgctctgtaattttgttctttataatagtctgtaccattttgccctgcactgatgtcaggctcaccagtctataatttcccagatcacctctggaactgtttttaaaaattgtcattacattggccaccctccaatcttccgataccatgcttgattttaaagataaattacatattactaacaatagttctgcaagttcatttttcaagtctatcagtactctgggatgaataccatccggtccagaagatttgctactcttcagtttgtagaactgccccattacatcctccaggtttacagagaattcattaagtttctccgactcctcaGCTtctaataccatttctggcaatggtatcccacccaaatcttccttggtgaagaccgaagcaaagaattcatttaatctcgccACTACAGCTTTGTCTTACTTGATCGCCCCTCTTACCCCtcgatcatctagcggtccaactgattcttttgccggcttcttgcttctaatatacctaaaaaagtttttactatttgtttttgcctccaacgcaatctttttttttcaaagtccctctttgcattctttatcagcactttgcatttgacttgccattccttatgctgtttcttaataTTTTCAGTCAAATCCTTCCATTTTATGAccgattttcttttagctctaatagcttccttcacctcactttttatggGACCAGAAGCTATTTAGTATAAGTGGATGGAATAAACCCCCAGTTTTTCTTTTTGGATTGATGAGTTCTTCTCAGAAACCAATAAAGATTTGAAAGCAAGCTGAAAGAAATATTTTGCTCATTGACGTGTGCTGTCTCTGATTTAGGGGGAAAACAATGTGTGGTGAAACGGGTCATCAACGTGGAACATTTGGAACACTGTGAAATGAGCTACAGCTGATTTTGATTAGTGGTACTGGGGATGAACGATTTGTGAAATATATTACATGGAGAGAATACTGTGAGTGTATTGGATAGTGTTTTATTGTTAGTGAGGTTTTCATAATAAAGTTTGTAAAAAATTTAATGCACACAAACAATGTGTTTTGAGTATGTTTAAAAGAACAAAGTAATGTATTAGTCAGGTGGTAGTGGTATTTAATATTTGTGACTAATTATTGTGAATTTATCCTGTGGTTAGTAATGTGtatcttttttaatacatggaatataactggcctggactTTCAGGatgggtatttttgaacagcatccaggcctaatgtaaatttttgaccttcgcagctgtcCTCTAAGgtatttttcaccattcttctcattttgtcatagtctcctttttaaaagttaaatactaacatattggatttcctgtgtgtacttactccagagctgatatcaaatctgatcatattatgatcactgttatcaagcagccccagcacattacctcctgcaccagttcatatgctccactaagaactaggtctagaatctTTCCTTCTcttatcggctcctgtaccagctgctctataaaactgtccttgatttcatcaaggaattttacctcccaagcatgctctgatgttacatttactcagtcaacagaggtaattgaaatcactcattattattgtgttccccagtttgttagcacctctaatttctgataacatttctacatccgtctgttcatcctggccaggcggacggtagtacactcctatcactatccttttcccttttacacatggaatttcaatccacagtgattccaataagtgttttgtttcctgcagaattttcaatctatttgattcaaagctctccttaacatacaatgctacccctccaccaattcgatccaccctatcactacgatataatttgtaccctagg from Microcaecilia unicolor chromosome 5, aMicUni1.1, whole genome shotgun sequence includes:
- the INA gene encoding alpha-internexin, which produces MSFSSDHYLSSSYRKIFGDSPRSSAARLGGSSSSSRTTVSGGFRSQSLSRSNVSSVGSYRRSARSTGFSPSSSENLDLSQTSALNNEYKIIRTNEKEQLQGLNDRFAMFIEKVHNLEQQNKVLEAELGALRQRQSEPSRLGEIYQQEMRELRAQLDELNSEKAQIILERDNLEEDLQKLKGKFEDEIRAREEIEYALKAHKKDVDDATLARLDLEKKVESLLDEISFLRRVHEEEVAELMSMLQAAQVSVEMEMSKPDLTSALKEIRAQYESLAAKNLQSAEEWYKSKYVNLSEQAARSTEVIRASREEVNEYRRQLQSRTIEIESLRGTNESLERQIQEMEERHNAEATGLQDVINQLENDLRSTKSEMARHLREYQDLLNVKMALDIEIAAYRKLLEGEETRFSTGGISISTLNPNPNPSYSFHSRAFSSSASKIAPTPIIPKKGDKEEPLKMVSKMSTQKGETYEEIIEETIVSTKKVDKTEHEEVNSEIAKFKA